In Canis lupus dingo isolate Sandy chromosome 12, ASM325472v2, whole genome shotgun sequence, the following proteins share a genomic window:
- the ZNF292 gene encoding zinc finger protein 292 isoform X2 translates to MENGSCELHFLATLAQETGVWKNPVLCTILSQEPLDKDKVNEFLAFEGPILLDMRIKHLIKTNQLSQATALAKLCSDHPEIGTKGSFKQTYLVCLCTSSPNEKLIEEISEVDCKDALEMICNLESEGDEKSALVLCTAFLSRQLQQGDMYCAWELTLFWSKLQQRVEPSIQVYLERCRQLSLLTKTVYHIFFLIKVINSETEGAGLATCIELCVKALRLESTENTEVKISICKTISCLLPDDLEVKRACQLSEFLIEPTVDAYYAVEMLYNQPDQKYDEENLPIPNSLRCELLLVLKTQWPFDPEFWDWKTLKRQCLALMGEEASIVSSIDELNDSEVYEKVVDYQEESKETSMNGLSGGIGANSGLLKDICDEKQKKREIKQLRERGFISARFRNWQAYMQYCVLCDKEFLGHRIVRHAQKHYKDGIYSCPICAKNFNSKETFVPHVTLHVKQSSKERLAAMKPLRRLGRPPKITTTNENQKTNAVAKQEQRPIKKNSLYSTDFIVFNDNDGSDDENDDKDKSYEPEVIPVQKPVPVNEFNCPVTFCKKGFKYFKNLIAHVKGHKDNEDAKRFLEMQSKKVICQYCRRHFVSVTHLNDHLQMHCGSKPYICIQMKCKAGFNSYAELLTHRKEHQVFRAKCMFPKCGRIFSEAYLLYDHEAQHYNTYTCKFTGCGKVYRSQSELEKHLDDHSTPEKVLPPEDQLNSSGDCVQPSKVNQDTEVSIEKERSVLPSENNIENTLPADKSDAWDKSKTESAVTKQDQISVSELRQADGPLSNGLENPVTTPLLQASEVAVSIKVSLNQGIEDNFGKQENSTVEGTGESLVTNLHTPVGDTCNDLCRPGFQERKEQDCFNEAQITQNSLVNSETLKIGDLTPQNLERQVNNLMTFSVQNQTGFQNSLPASKFECGGNVKTSSSLYNLPLKTLESITFVPPQPNPSSSLGTPSVPPKAPVQKFSCQVEGCTRTYNSSQSIGKHMKTAHPDQYAAFKMQRKSKKGQKSNNLNTPNNGKFVYFLPSQVSSSNSAFFTSQTKANGNPTCSNQLQHVSPSIFPAHLTSVSTPLLPSVESVINPNIPSQDKNEQGGGIICSQMENLSTTTLPAQMEDLTKTVLPLNIDSGSDPFLPLPAESSSMSLFPSPADSGANSVFSQLENNTNHFSSQIEGNTNSSFLKGGNGENAVFPSQVNVANDFNSTSAQQSAPEKVKKDRGRGPNGKERKPKHNKRAKWPAIIRDGKFICSRCYRAFTNPRSLGGHLSKRSYCKPLDGAEIAQELLQNNGQPSLLASMILSTNAVNLQQPQQSTFNPEACFKDPSFLQLLAAENRSSTFLPNTFPRTGVTSFSTNVSQEGSEIIKQALETAGIPSTFEGAEMLSHVPTGCVSDAAQVNATVMPNPAVPPLLQTVCHPNPLLTNQNRTPNSKTPSIEECSSLPVFPTNDLLLKTVENGLCSSSFPNSSGPSQTFTSNSSRVSVISGPQSTRSSHLNKKGNSASKRRKKVVPPLIAPNASQNLVTSDLTAMGLIAKSIEIPTSNLHSNVIPNCEPQGLVENLTQKLNNVDNQLFITDVKENFKTNLESHTVLAPLTLKTENGDSQMMALNSCTTSINSDLQISEDNVIQNFEKTLEIIKSAMNSQILEVKSGSHGVGETSQNAQINYNIQLPSVNTVQNNKLPDSSQFSSFIGVMPAKNNIPSSEVLHKEDQIQEILEGLQKLKLENDLSTPAPQCVLINTSVTLTPTPVKPNPNVTVVQPVSEIISNIQFSDKVNKPFVCQNQGCNYSAMTKDALFKHYGKIHQYTPEMILEIKKNQLKFAPFKCVVPTCTKTFTRNSNLRAHCQLVHHFTTEEMVKLKIKRPYGRKTQSENLSSPRITQVKRQLTVTEENKREFQPTLDLGAIKENSLSNVAVIPEKQLPEKKSPEKTESSLQVITVTSEQCNTNSLTNIQTKGRKIRRHKKEKEEKKRKKPVSDSLEFPTRYSPYRPYRCVHQGCFAAFTIQQNLILHYQAVHKSDLPAFSAEVEEESEAGKESEEIETKQTVKEFRCQVSDCSRIFQAITGLIQHYMKLHEMTPEEIESMTASVDVGKFPCDQLECKSSFTTYLNYVVHLEADHGIGIRGSKTEEDGIYKCDCEGCDRIYATRSNLLRHIFNKHNDKHKAHLIRPRRLTPGQENMSSKANQEKTKSKYRGTKHRSGKEGIKMPKTKRKKKNNLENKTAKIVQIEENKPYSLKRGKHVYSIKARNDALSECTSRFVTQYPCMIKGCTSVVTSESNIIRHYKCHKLSKAFTSQHRNLLIVFKRCCNSQLKDTSEQESDKSDVKNSDACVSESNDNSRTATVPQKEIEKKEKDEMDELTELFITKLINEDNASVETQAHTSSNVSNDFQENNPCQSEKQKTSNLKRVNKEKNVSLNKKRKVEKAEPASTVELSSTHKEEETAVAIQTTEEHPASFDWSSFKPMGFEVSFLKFLEESAVKQKKNSDKDHPNSGNKKGSHSNSRKNIDKTAVTSGNHVCACKESETFVQFANPSQLQCSDNVKIVLDKTLKDCTELVLKQLQEMKPTVSLKKLEVHSNDPDVSVMKEISMGKATGRGQY, encoded by the exons tgaatgaATTTTTAGCTTTTGAGGGTCCCATCTTGTTGGATATGAGAATTAAACATCTAATCAAAACCAATCAGTTAAGTCAAGCAACTGCTCTAGCAAAGCTGTGTTCTGACCATCCAGAGATTGGTACAAAAGGTAGTTTTAAGCAAACTTACCTTGTTTGTCTTTGTACATCATCACCAAATGAAAAGTTAATCGAAGAG ATTTCAGAAGTTGATTGCAAAGATGCACTAGAAATGATCTGTAACTTAGAATCTGAGGGTGATGAAAAAAGTGCTCTTGTCTTATGTACTGCATTTTTATCACGTCAGCTCCAACAAGGAGATATGTACTGTGCTTG gGAACTCACTCTCTTTTGGAGTAAATTACAGCAAAGAGTAGAACCATCTATACAAGTGTACCTAGAAAGATGTCGGCAACTTTCTCTGTTAACCAAGAcggtatatcacattttcttcctGATTAAAGTTATTAATTCAGAG ACTGAAGGGGCTGGACTTGCCACCTGTATAGAACTATGTGTAAAAGCTCTTCGTTTGGAATCTACAGAAAATACTGAAGTGAAAATATCTATTTGCAAGACCATTTCATGCTTGTTGCCTGATGATCTGGAAGTTAAACGTGCTTGTCAACTGAGTGAATTTCTTATTGAGCCTACAGTAGATGCATATTATGCTGTGGAAATGTTGTATAATCAACCAGACCAGAAATATGATGAAGAGAATCTTCCAATACCAAATTCTCTGCGCTGTGAGCTCTTACTTGTATTGAAAACTCAGTGGCCCTTTGATCCAGAATTCTGGGATTGGAAAACATTAAAACGACAATGTCTTGCATTAATGGGGGAAGAAGCATCTATTGTGTCTTCAATAGATGAACTAAATGACAGTGAAGTTTATGAGAAAGTAGTGGACTACCAAGAAGAGAGTAAAGAAACTTCTATGAATGGACTTTCTGGTGGAATTGGTGCTAATTCTGGCCTTCTTAAAGACATCTGTGATgaaaagcagaagaagagagaaataaaacaattaagagaGAGGGGATTTATTTCTGCTAGGTTTAGGAATTGGCAAGCCTACATGCAGTATTGTGTGCTATGTGACAAAGAATTCCTTGGTCATAGAATAGTACGACATGCTCAAAAACACTATAAAGATGGGATTTACAGTTGCCCTATATGTGCAAAGAACTTTAATTCTAAAGAAACTTTTGTCCCTCATGTCACATTGCATGTTAAACAATCTAGTAAAGAGAGACTAGCAGCTATGAAACCATTAAGAAGATTGGGGAGGCCACCTAAAATCACAACTACCAATGAGAATCAGAAGACTAATGCTGTGGCTAAGCAGGAACAGCGACCTATAAAAAAGAATAGTCTCTATTCAACAGATTTCATAGTATTTAATGACAATGATGGTTCAGATGATGAAAATGATGACAAAGATAAATCTTATGAACCAGAAGTGATCCCAGTCCAGAAACCAGTACCCGTTAATGAATTTAATTGCCCTGTAACTTTTTGTAAGAAGGGctttaagtactttaaaaatttaattgctCATGTAAAGGGGCATAAGGATAATGAAGATGCCAAGCGCTTTCttgaaatgcaaagcaaaaaagTTATTTGCCAGTACTGTAGACGGCATTTTGTAAGTGTTACTCATCTTAATGATCACCTACAAATGCATTGTGGTAGTAAACCATATATCTGTATACAGATGAAATGTAAGGCTGGTTTTAATAGTTATGCAGAGCTCTTAACACACCGAAAGGAACATCAAGTCTTTAGAGCAAAGTGTATGTTTCCTAAGTGTGGCAGAATTTTTTCAGAAGCTTATTTACTGTATGATCATGAAGCACAGCATTATAATACCTATACTTGTAAGTTCACAGGTTGTGGTAAAGTTTATCGTTCTCAGAGTGAGCTAGAAAAGCATCTGGATGATCACAGTACTCCCGAAAAAGTGTTGCCTCCTGAAGACCAACTTAATTCATCTGGAGATTGTGTTCAGCCTTCTAAAGTGAATCAGGACACAGAAGTGAGCATCGAGAAAGAGAGATCTGTGCTTCcttcagaaaataatattgaaaataccTTACCAGCAGATAAAAGTGATGCTTGggataaaagcaaaacagaatcaGCTGTGACCAAACAAGACCAGATTTCTGTATCAGAGCTCAGGCAAGCTGATGGACCATTGTCAAATGGTTTGGAAAACCCTGTGACTACTCCTCTGCTTCAGGCCAGTGAAGTAGCTGTGTCCATTAAAGTGTCCCTCAATCAGGGGATTGAGGATAACTTTGGAAAGCAAGAAAACTCCACTGTGGAAGGCACTGGTGAATCACTGGTCACAAACTTACATACACCAGTTGGAGATACCTGTAATGATTTGTGTCGTCCaggttttcaagaaagaaaagaacaggattGCTTTAATGAAGCCCAGATTACTCAGAATTCTTTAGTAAATTCAGAAACCCTCAAAATAGGTGACCTTACCCCACAAAACTTAGAAAGACAAGTGAATAACCTGATGACCTTTTCTGTGCAAAATCAGACAGGATTTCAAAACAGTTTACCAGCTTCCAAGTTTGAATGTGGAGGTAATGTTAAAACATCATCCAGTCTTTATAATTTACCTCTTAAGACATTGGAAAGTATCACATTTGTTCCACCGCAGCCCAACCCAAGTAGTTCTTTAGGAACTCCATCAGTGCCTCCAAAAGCGCCAGTTCAGAAATTCAGTTGCCAGGTCGAGGGATGTACTCGAACCTATAATTCTTCACAGAGTATTGGGAAACACATGAAGACTGCACACCCTGACCAGTATGCTGCATTTAAAATGCAGCGGAAAAGTAAAAAAGGTCAGAAATCTAACAACTTAAATACACCAAATAATggaaagtttgtttattttttgccatcACAGGTGAGCAGCTCTAACAGTGCATTTTTTACATCACAGACCAAAGCCAATGGGAATCCTACTTGTTCAAATCAGTTGCAGCATGTCTCGCCTTCCATTTTTCCAGCTCATTTAACAAGTGTGTCAACTCCACTGTTGCCCTCAGTGGAAAGTGTCATAAATCCAAATATACCTTCTCAGGATAAAAATGAACAAGGTGGTGGTATTATATGTTCCCAAATGGAAAATTTATCTACTACTACCTTGCCAGCACAAATGGAAGATCTAACCAAAACAGTTTTGCCTTTGAATATTGACAGTGGCTCAgatcctttccttcctttgcctGCAGAAAGTAGTTCAATGTCTCTCTTCCCTTCACCAGCAGATAGTGGGGCTAATTCTGTTTTTTCCCAActggaaaataatacaaatcatttttcttcacaGATTGAAGGAAACACTAATTCCTCTTTTCTGAAGGGAGGTAATGGTGAAAATGCAGTTTTTCCTTCACAAGTCAATGTTGCAAATGATTTTAATAGCACCAGTGCCCAACAGTCTGcacctgaaaaagttaaaaaagaccGTGGGCGGGGcccaaatggaaaggaaagaaaacccaagCACAACAAAAGGGCTAAATGGCCTGCAATTATCAGAGATGGAAAATTTATCTGTAGCAGGTGTTACAGGGCTTTTACtaatcccaggtctctgggtgGACACTTGTCTAAGCGATCTTACTGTAAACCACTGGATGGAGCAGAAATTGCTCAAGAACTTCTACAGAATAATGGACAGCCTTCTCTTCTTGCCAGCATGATTCTCTCCACAAATGCAGTAAATTTGCAGCAGCCACAACAGTCTACCTTCAATCCAGAAGCATGTTTTAAAGATCCATCATTCCTGCAACTTCTTGCTGCTGAAAATCGCTCATCAACATTTTTACCAAATACATTTCCTCGGACTGGTGTGACTAGCTTTAGTACCAATGTCAGTCAAGAAGGAAGTGAGATTATTAAACAGGCTTTGGAAACTGCTGGCATCCCCAGTACATTTGAGGGTGCCGAAATGCTTTCTCATGTTCCAACAGGTTGTGTTTCAGATGCAGCACAAGTAAATGCAACAGTGATGCCAAATCCAGCTGTGCCACCTCTGTTGCAGACTGTATGCCACCCAAACCCCCTGCTGACAAACCAGAATAGGACACCAAACTCCAAAACTCCCTCCATTGAGGAATGCAGCAGTTTGCCTGTTTTCCCAACAAATGACTTACTGCTGAAGACTGTTGAAAATGGTTTGTGTTCTAGTTCATTCCCTAATTCTAGTGGGCCATCACAAACTTTTACCAGTAATAGTTCACGTGTTTCAGTTATAAGTGGTCCTCAGAGCACGAGATCtagtcatttaaataaaaagggaaacagTGCTtcgaagagaagaaagaaagttgTTCCTCCCCTAATTGCACCTAATGCTTCCCAAAACTTGGTAACAAGTGACTTAACAGCAATGGGACTTATAGCAAAGAGTATTGAGATACCAACTAGTAACCTCCATTCAAATGTAATTCCAAATTGTGAGCCTCAGGGTTTGGTGGAAAACCTaacacagaaattaaataatgttGACAATCAGTTATTTATTACTGATgtgaaagaaaactttaaaaccaaTCTTGAGTCCCATACGGTGTTAGCTCCTTTaacattaaaaactgaaaatggtGATTCCCAAATGATGGCTTTGAATTCATGCACAACTTCAATAAATTCCGATTTGCAGATTTCTGAAGATAATGTTATACAAAACTTTGAAAAGACTCTTGAAATTATTAAAAGTGCTATGAATTCTCAAATACTTGAGGTAAAAAGTGGATCTCACGGTGTTGGTGAAACATCACAGAATGctcaaataaattataacattCAGCTTCCTTCAGTAAACACTGTGCAAAATAACAAGTTACCTGATTCTTCTCAGTTTTCCTCCTTTATAGGTGTAATGCCAGCAAAAAATAACATTCCTTCATCTGAAGTATTACATAAGGAAGATCAAATACAGGAAATTTTAGAAGGCttgcagaaattaaaattagaaaatgaccTGTCCACTCCAGCACCCCAGTGTGTACTAATAAATACATCAGTGACACTGACTCCCACTCCTGTTAAACCAAATCCAAATGTCACAGTTGTTCAGCCAGTTTCTGAAATTATAAGCAACATTCAGTTTAGTGACAAAGTTAATAAACCCTTTGTGTGTCAAAACCAAGGCTGTAATTACAGTGCAATGACAAAGGATGCTTTATTTAAGCACTATGGTAAGATTCATCAGTACACTCCAGAGATGATTCTTGAAATTAAGAAGAATCAGTTGAAATTTGCCCCATTTAAATGTGTAGTACCTACCTGTACAAAAACATTTACAAGGAACTCTAATCTCCGGGCACACTGCCAGTTGGTCCATCATTTTACAACGGAAGAAATggtaaagttaaaaataaaaaggccttaTGGAAGAAAAACTCAGAGTGAAAATTTGTCATCCCCACGAATTACACAAGTAAAAAGACAGCTAACTGtgacagaggaaaataaaagggaattccAACCAACTTTAGACTTGGGAGCAATAAAGGAAAATTCCCTCAGTAATGTAGCAGTGATCCCAGAAAAAcaacttcctgaaaaaaaaagtcctgaaaaaACAGAAAGCTCCTTGCAAGTGATCACAGTTACTTCAGAACAATGTAATACAAATTCTCTCACAAACATACAAACCAAAGGACGGAAAATTAgaagacataaaaaggaaaaggaggagaaaaaacgCAAGAAGCCAGTTTCTGATTCCCTTGAGTTTCCAACAAGATACAGTCCCTACAGACCTTACCGATGTGTTCACCAGGGTTGCTTTGCCGCTTTTACTATACAGCAAAACTTAATTCTGCATTACCAGGCTGTACACAAATCAGATCTACCTGCATTTTCTGCAGAGGTTGAAGAAGAAAGTGAAGCTGgtaaagaaagtgaagaaattgAAACTAAACAGACTGTGAAAGAATTTCGGTGTCAGGTGAGTGACTGTTCCCGAATTTTCCAAGCAATTACTGGCCTGATACAACACTACATGAAACTTCATGAAATGACTCCTGAGGAAATTGAAAGTATGACTGCTTCTGTGGATGTTGGGAAATTTCCATGTGACCAGTTAGAGTGTAAATCTTCATTTACCACATATTTGAACTATGTTGTTCATCTTGAGGCAGATCATGGAATTGGGATAAGGGGAAGTAAAACTGAAGAAGATGGCATATACAAGTGTGACTGTGAAGGCTGTGACCGTATATATGCAACTCGGTCAAATCTCCTCCGacacatttttaataagcatAATGACAAGCATAAAGCTCATTTGATTCGGCCAAGAAGATTAACACCTGGTCAGGAAAATATGTCAAGCaaggcaaaccaagaaaagaCAAAGTCTAAATATCGGGGAACAAAACACAGATCTGGAAAGGAAGGAATCAAAATGCCTAAAacaaaacgaaagaaaaaaaataatttagaaaacaagacTGCAAAAATTGtgcaaattgaagaaaataagcCTTATTCTCTGAAACGTGGAAAGCACGTATATTCCATAAAGGCTAGAAATGATGCCTTATCTGAGTGTACAAGCAGATTTGTAACCCAGTATCCATGTATGATAAAGGGGTGTACATCAGTTGTTACAAGTGAAAGCAATATAATTAGACATTATAAATGCCATAAATTATCAAAGGCATTTACATCACAACACCGAAATCTTCTCATTGTCTTCAAACGGTGTTGCAACTCACAATTAAAGGACACTTCTGAGCAAGAAAGTGATAAGAGTGATGTGAAAAATTCTGATGCATGTGTATCAGAGAGCAATGATAACTCTAGAACAGCTACAGTTCCAcagaaggaaattgaaaaaaaagaaaaagatgaaatggaTGAGCTAACAgaattatttattacaaaattaataaatgaagacAATGCAAGTGTGGAGACCCAAGCTCATACCTCTTCAAATGTAAGTAatgattttcaggaaaataaccCATGCcagtcagaaaaacaaaaaacaagtaatttgaagagagttaataaagaaaaaaatgtctccctaaataaaaagagaaaagttgaaaaaGCAGAACCAGCATCAACAGTTGAGTTAAGTAGTACacataaagaagaagaaactgcTGTTGCAATTCAAACAACAGAGGAGCATCCTGCATCTTTTGACTGGAGCTCATTTAAACCAATGGGATTTGAAGTATCCTTTCTGAAGTTTCTTGAGGAGTCTGcagtgaagcagaagaaaaattctGATAAAGACCATCCAAATAGTGGGAACAAGAAAGGATCCCAttcaaattcaagaaaaaatattgataagaCTGCTGTGACTAGTGGAAATCATGTGTGTGCTTGTAAAGAAAGTGAAACCTTTGTACAGTTTGCCAATCCATCACAGCTTCAGTGCAGTGATAatgtaaaaattgttttagaCAAGACTCTTAAAGATTGCACTGAACTTGTGTTAAAGCAACTTCAGGAAATGAAACCTACCGTCAGTCTGAAAAAACTTGAAGTACATTCAAATGATCCAGATGTGTCTGTTATGAAAGAAATTAGTATGGGTAAAGCCACAGGGAGAGGGCAGTACTGA